The following proteins come from a genomic window of Deltaproteobacteria bacterium:
- a CDS encoding NAD(P)H-dependent oxidoreductase, which translates to MAKLLYVEASPRKERSASIEVAKAFVGEYRKTHPGDTVDTLDLWTTPLPEFNGEVIDAKYAILHGQPHTPGQKAAWKAVEEVIDRFKGADKYLFSLPMWNFGIPYKLKQYIDVIVQPTYTFSFSPKEGYKGLIIGKKAAVVYARGGAYPAGSGGEASDLQKRYMELILGFIGFTDITPIVVEPTLGKPESVERTKTEAASRARSAAGAF; encoded by the coding sequence ATGGCGAAACTTCTTTATGTCGAAGCATCCCCGCGGAAAGAGAGATCGGCATCCATCGAGGTGGCGAAGGCGTTCGTGGGTGAGTATCGGAAGACGCACCCCGGCGACACGGTGGACACGCTCGATCTTTGGACGACTCCACTCCCGGAATTCAACGGGGAGGTGATCGACGCAAAGTACGCGATTCTCCACGGGCAGCCGCACACCCCCGGGCAGAAGGCCGCGTGGAAGGCGGTCGAGGAGGTGATCGATCGGTTCAAGGGGGCGGACAAATACCTTTTCTCGCTGCCGATGTGGAATTTCGGGATTCCCTATAAGCTCAAGCAATACATCGACGTCATCGTCCAGCCGACGTACACCTTCTCCTTCTCCCCGAAGGAGGGATACAAGGGGTTGATCATCGGGAAGAAGGCCGCCGTGGTCTACGCGCGCGGCGGCGCCTACCCGGCGGGAAGCGGGGGGGAGGCGTCCGATCTCCAGAAAAGGTACATGGAGCTGATCCTCGGCTTCATCGGGTTCACCGACATCACCCCGATCGTGGTCGAACCGACCCTCGGGAAGCCGGAATCGGTGGAGAGGACGAAGACGGAGGCGGCCTCAAGGGCGCGCTCCGCGGCCGGCGCTTTTTAA
- the pgm gene encoding phosphoglucomutase (alpha-D-glucose-1,6-bisphosphate-dependent), producing the protein MAPHPNAGKPADPKALVNIPRLVAAYYTGKPDPSERSQRVAFGTSGHRGSSLSLSFNEAHILAVTQAICERRGRGKATGPLFLGMDTHALSEPAFRSALEVLAGNGVEVMVDREGGYTPTPVISHAILSHNRGRREGLADGIVITPSHNPPEDGGFKYNPPHGGPADTAVTREIEERANGILRSGSGEVRRLPFERALAAGTTRRHDYVGSYVGDLGAVLDLEAIRGAGIRIGVDPLGGSGVGYWEPIAERYGLNLTVVNPAVDPTFRFMPLDWDGKIRMDCSSPFAMTGLIAMRDRFDVAFGNDTDADRHGVVTRTAGLLNPNRYLAVAIDYLFRNRAGWRSDAGIGKTVVSSGMIDRVAARLSRRLYEVPVGFKWFVQGLSDGTLGFGGEESAGASFLREDGTAWTTDKDGLILGLLAAEMMATTGRDPGEHYADLTREFGAPVYERIDAPATKEQKAALSRLSPSQVTAKTLAGEPIEAMLTTAPGNGAAIGGLKVATANGWFAARPSGTEDVYKLYAESFLGVDHLRQIQEEAQALITRVFSSPGPG; encoded by the coding sequence TTGGCGCCCCATCCGAACGCCGGGAAACCGGCCGACCCGAAGGCCCTTGTCAACATCCCGCGGCTCGTCGCGGCGTATTACACGGGGAAACCGGACCCGTCCGAACGATCGCAGCGGGTGGCGTTCGGAACGTCCGGCCATCGCGGCTCGTCCCTCTCCCTTTCCTTCAATGAGGCCCACATCCTCGCCGTGACGCAGGCGATCTGCGAGCGCCGGGGACGCGGGAAGGCGACGGGCCCGCTCTTCCTCGGGATGGACACCCACGCGCTCTCGGAACCGGCGTTCCGAAGCGCCCTCGAGGTGCTGGCGGGGAACGGCGTCGAGGTGATGGTGGACCGGGAGGGCGGCTACACGCCCACGCCGGTCATCTCCCACGCCATCCTCTCGCATAACCGGGGGCGCAGGGAGGGCCTGGCCGACGGGATCGTGATCACCCCGTCCCACAACCCGCCGGAAGACGGGGGATTCAAGTACAACCCGCCGCACGGCGGGCCGGCGGACACGGCGGTCACCCGGGAGATCGAGGAGCGCGCCAACGGGATCCTGCGGTCGGGGTCCGGAGAGGTGCGGCGCCTCCCCTTCGAGCGGGCCCTCGCGGCCGGGACGACGCGGCGTCACGACTACGTCGGCTCCTACGTCGGCGACCTCGGCGCGGTGTTGGACCTCGAGGCGATCCGCGGGGCCGGCATCCGGATCGGCGTCGACCCACTGGGCGGCTCCGGCGTCGGATACTGGGAACCGATCGCGGAGCGGTATGGCTTGAATCTTACGGTGGTGAACCCCGCCGTCGATCCGACGTTCCGGTTCATGCCGCTCGATTGGGACGGGAAGATCCGGATGGACTGCTCCTCTCCATTCGCGATGACCGGGCTGATCGCGATGCGCGACCGGTTCGACGTCGCCTTCGGAAACGACACGGACGCGGACCGGCACGGGGTCGTGACGCGAACCGCCGGTCTCCTCAACCCGAACCGATACCTTGCGGTGGCGATCGACTACCTTTTCCGGAACCGGGCCGGGTGGCGCAGCGATGCCGGGATCGGGAAGACCGTCGTGAGCAGCGGGATGATCGATCGCGTGGCGGCACGCCTGTCGCGCCGGTTGTACGAGGTTCCGGTCGGGTTCAAATGGTTCGTCCAGGGGCTGTCGGACGGCACCCTCGGGTTCGGCGGCGAGGAGAGCGCGGGCGCCTCGTTCCTGCGGGAGGACGGGACGGCCTGGACCACGGACAAGGACGGGCTGATCCTCGGGCTGCTCGCGGCGGAGATGATGGCGACGACCGGAAGGGATCCGGGCGAGCACTATGCCGATCTGACCCGGGAGTTCGGCGCCCCGGTGTACGAGCGGATCGACGCCCCCGCGACGAAGGAGCAGAAAGCCGCGCTGTCGAGACTGTCGCCCTCTCAGGTGACGGCGAAGACGCTCGCGGGGGAGCCGATCGAGGCGATGCTCACGACCGCCCCCGGGAACGGCGCCGCGATCGGGGGCCTGAAGGTGGCCACCGCGAACGGCTGGTTCGCCGCCCGCCCCTCGGGGACCGAGGACGTCTACAAACTGTACGCCGAGAGCTTCCTCGGCGTGGACCACCTGCGGCAAATCCAGGAGGAGGCGCAGGCCCTCATCACGCGGGT